A genomic segment from Aegilops tauschii subsp. strangulata cultivar AL8/78 chromosome 1, Aet v6.0, whole genome shotgun sequence encodes:
- the LOC109765869 gene encoding gamma-hordein-3-like — MKIFLLFALLVATTIITTTTAQLVPNAHDLERPQQSFPQQQPLPRLQPFPPQEPQQLPPQKEPQQSFPLQHPQPQQQEPLPQQHLFPQQPPQFLQQQPFYQHQQPYPQEQPLAQKQPFVEEKQQWNLCKEFLLRQCNPEEKVSLLYSVTPFLRPKTSQQNSCQLKRQECCRQLAHVSEQSRCPAIQSIVHAIVVQPQQLGLGMPMQPQQQLGQGFILPQQLAQFKLVRSLVIQTLPMLCNVYVLSGCYTIW; from the exons ATGAAGATCTTCTTGCTCTTTGCCCTCCTGGTTGCCACAACgatcatcaccaccaccactGCGCAGCTTGTCCCTAATGCCCATGACTTAGAAAGGCCACAACAATCATTTCCGCAACAGCAACCACTTCCCCGGCTACAACCATTCCCGCCGCAAGAGCCACAACAACTTCCCCCCCAAAAAGAGCCACAACAATCATTTCCACTGCAGCACCCACAACCCCAGCAACAAGAACCACTTCCCCAACAACATCTATTTCCGCAGCAACCGCCACA ATTCCTGCAACAACAACCATTTTACCAACATCAACAACCATACCCGCAAGAGCAACCATTGGCTCAGAAACAACCTTTTGTAGAGGAAAAACAACAATGGAACTTGTGCAAGGAGTTCCTCTTGAGGCAGTGCAACCCGGAGGAGAAGGTGTCGTTACTCTATTCGGTGACCCCGTTCCTCCGACCAAAGACCTCGCAACAGAATAGCTGCCAGTTGAAGCGACAAGAATGTTGTCGCCAACTTGCACATGTCAGTGAGCAGTCCCGATGCCCGGCCATCCAAAGCATTGTGCATGCCATCGTCGTGCAACCACAACAGTTGGGCCTGGGAATGCCCATGCAACCTCAACAGCAATTGGGCCAGGGCTTTATCCTACCTCAGCAACTAGCCCAGTTTAAGTTGGTTAGGTCACTTGTGATTCAGACTCTGCCTATGTTATGCAACGTGTATGTGCTGTCTGGTTGCTACACCATTTGGTAG